Genomic window (Rhineura floridana isolate rRhiFlo1 chromosome 13, rRhiFlo1.hap2, whole genome shotgun sequence):
ATCATGCAGCATCTGCTAGGGAGCCATCGCTTGGTTGCAAAGGTTGCTGGGGCATTTCCAAGGGCACCCACTcagtcttcccagtcctagccagcaGTGGTgcaagttaggtaattttagtctctggagTTAATGGAAGTCCAGCTTAGAAGGTAATGCCTATTACTTCACAATGTGTTAATCCGAGTACCCCTGTGGCTGAGGGCTCTCTTGCTCATTCTGTTGAGTGGGCCCCAGACAGCATTCTCCTAGGCAGGTATTTTGGCTCTTGCTGCTGCCCTGTTTGGGCTGACCATGCACCCTACCATCTGGAACTCAGTGTTCCTCAGAGGCTCTACAATGCGAGTGAAAATTAGTCATAGGGCACAAGCTGCCTTTATCTGGGATGCTTGCCCGCTATTACTGAGGAAGCCTGTATAAGCTTCCAAGGAAGCAAAGTGTTTCTCTGGAGCACAGATTCAAACCACAGCTCTACGtattgctgggggagggggagtgaggggaCTAATTCTAATGCTATTAGGAAAGGATGGTGGAGTGTGCTGGTTCATGTACAGATAAAGAAACAATACAGCAGACAGTTTCTCTAAAAATATATTGCATTTAAAAACACGTATGCCTCCtaggggaaaatatatatatatatctacctTGGCAATATATAGCATCTTCTTTGCTTTATGACAGTACTGTACACATTTGGTTCACAAGAAAAACTGGCCTGCACCTGAGTCCACTGAAGGATTCAAGTGGACCTTAAAAAGCTCTCAGTATATACAAAAGTGCTGCTTGCTGCTCTTTAGGTAAGATCATCCAGTTCTAGCTCATTTATCTATCACAGTGCCAGCTAGCAACATCTTGTAAGCATTTGACTACATACAGACTGCagtgacacacacagacacagactttgtTTAGAAAAGTACTCCTTGTTGGTGTTTCAGCGTTCTTAGCAATACTAAAATAAACTATTTACTAATGCTCTCTATACAAATAATAGATCAAGTCACGGATAGGAAGTTACTGCTTAGCAATCTTGTATATTGTGAGCCAGCTTTTGTCTCCTTGTTTGCAAAGGAATACCAGTCCATCAAAGTACAGCATAGGCCTGAAgcagctctctcccccccccccaatgaaggTACACAGACTGTAGCTAGGAATAATTGTTCGTAGATTTCCAACACATTCTCTTAGACAACTACTGGTTGCAATTTACATACTTGGAACCAAATCCCAAAAATGTTTGTGCAACACTCTTAAAAATGTAAGCATGTGCTCATACCAAGTTCCAGCTCACTTACTTAAAAAGGGTCACCAGGAAATCAAGAGATCCTATTCAGAATAAGTAGCTCAAGGAATATAAATTGCCTGAGGAATCTTCAGCTAAAAACTTGATGGAAGAAAGAAAGAGGTGGGTGGAAAAGCACTACTACCTCACCTAAACAGCACACAAGCTTAAACCATGTGCTGGATCAAAAGCCATGCATctcaaaagaatatatatatttctaggcTTGCTCTATGTATTTCATGCACACATAAGCCCGCTGACATTTGAAAAGCTATTCCTATCATTTTAGATACTGTTAATGTGAGTACATGAACAGCACTACACAACTCTTAAATAAGTAGTGCTACCTTTTTTCTGGTTTTGCTCCTGTGTCTTTAACAATAGCCAGGTAAAGAGAAATTAAGCAATGAAGCTCTTCCTATCACTGTATCAGGAATACGGCACTGGCTAAATTCTATGTCCCAGGCAAGGGCTCAGTCTCTGAATCCTCCTGGTTCTCCCCTTTGCTATTGCTATCTGTTCACCTGCTCTTTCTGAGTGAGTGACTTGGCACTgaccagagcagatgtggggaatttTTTCTCTTCACATGttaccaaactacaattcccatcagtcctagcaatgatagccaatggtcagggatgatgggagctgtagttcagcagcatctggaggtccagaggctccccacacatggactaaagcaaagagaatgAGCAGTAACTGCAACATGCTCCTCCCAAGGTGGTCCAGAGGGAGATGGATGTCCAGAGAGAGACTGAATGGGCAGTGCAACTGTGCTGAAGAGGTGGATGTACTCAAGGAGGAGGGCCTACTGAGAATATGTTGTGcaactcccccttcctccccccctccaaacagAACTAGATTATCACCATGCCATGAATTGTACCACTTCCTTAATTTCTTCTTGGCAATTTGCAACTAAAGTCACAGTCACGAAACAAAAAGGCAGCAACTCTACTGCAAAGATACCCATTAAAAACAGCATGGAATTTAATACAGCAGCAACTGAAACATAAATGTTGCTTGCTGGCTATTAATAAACTAGTGCAATACTGTGATTCTCCTTCAGGATATAAGTGATATGCAGGCATGCATTTAGGCTTCTTGACAAAAGTAGTGCAATGCAATAACTATGAGAATGACTGTTTTTCAAAATAGCTCCAAAGATACAGCCATGCTCAAACTACTCTTAAGATATTTTGCCATTAGAAGTTACTTAGATCCCTCTCATAACTGCAGATAAACaagtagtatttttaaaaaagttatattAAACCAAAAGGTCTCCCCTCTCTAAGGAAAACACGTTGGTCCTCACATGAACAGGCAGTAGTCAAAAGATAAATTTCAAAAATAGCAGCATTAGGGATAATTTTACAAACTTGTTTATGATCATAGCCTTTAAGGCGGGCCTGCTAAcgcagtttatttattatttatttattttactttattacatttttagaccgccctatagcaataagctcccagggcggtgtacagcataaaagTTCACCAGCCATGCATTGTAGCCTGAGAGGTGCTTGACAAGCCCCCTATTTTTTTGCAGTCCCAGGCAAGCAGCAAGAACAGGAGGATTGTTTAGCATCTCTTGGGCCATCATTCATGGCCGCTGCATCATCACAAGTTGTGCCGGTCTGGCCAAAGGCCAAACAACTTTTTCTCCATGAGGAATATCTAGCAGATTGCAGAGCAAGTGCTAAAGTAGTAACATGAAAAAAGGAGGGTTTGCGAAAATCTGAATGCAATTTTTGAAAGGGGCTTTAAAATATTCTGTTCATTTGGCTCTCTTGCATTAAGGTGCGAAGGGGTGACAAAAACACCAATTACTTAGGGtttatttaataaaacaaaaaaagacccaGGCTACAGTCCACTTGAAAATTCAGGAAATGTCTTATGCATCTCTGAGGGATGCAACAGGAGAACTTCTCAGTGGATTATGATCCTTCTTGCTCTCAGACATTTACGTATATATTTTGCGCCCATCCTTCATGGAAGGGATCTTTACATGGGAATAACCTCAGGTCACTACACTTAAGTCAACAGACTTTAAATGAGGTTAGGATTTCACCATCATTCTGAAACGTACTTGAGTCACAATGAAGATAAGGCCTCTTTTCTTCAGATAAGCTACATGATTCACCCAGCAGACTGGGCAATCTCACTTGAGTCAATAGGATTACAACTAATCGCATCCCTGATAAGACAGAGGGCTTTGATAAAAGAAACATCCGCAGTACCTTTGTACAGAGTTTCtcttttaaaagatattaaaaagaaaaaacattttgaaaattcAAAATAAACAGTTTTCTGTGTGTCCTTCCACACATATCTAAAAACTAAACAAACAGAAGGATTCTGGTTCTAATTTCTAGAGTGGGATAGGATAGAGCTAAAATATCCGGCACTGGGTGGGAAACCCCTTTTTCAAGAAAATTCTAATTCAGTTCTTTTTCACCCTCCTTTATCCAAATGGCAAGACATTTTTCAAGTATCCACATAATTTACACCTGTGTTTTAAGTGCTGTACTCACTGATCCTGTTCACAAGTAATGCTATAATGTCATATTAGTGCTTACATGGATGAGCTTCTATGACCCCAAGCAACTCTTCTCTCACTTCTCTTCCACACAGctgggaggacttttgctgagtTTAGTTTTGTTTCCACAGAATCTAAGCTTAGTGTTATGTATAAACGAGGAACCTTGCTTTGCAACCATGGTAagttaaacaagccagcttcataaccagTATCCTTGGTtggtatacagtgccttgcaaaagtaatcagacccctgaccaatgctctcatattactgaattacaaatggtacattgcaattttgttctgtatgatattttatttcgaaacactgaaactcaacatcaattattgtaaggtgacattggttttatgttgagaaatgtttgtaagaaacataaaaaaactgaaacatgttgcttgcctaagtattcaacccccacacattaatatttgctagagccaccttttgctgcaatgacagcttttaagtcttttggggtaggtatgtaccacctttgtacagtgtcagagggattttggcccattctccttggcagatttgctccaggttgttcaggttggttggatgttgcttgtggaccgcaattttcaaagagcaccacagattctcaatgggattaagatcaggactttgactgggccaatGTAGGACAtttacctttttgttcttgagccactccaatgttgctttggccttgtgcttgggatcattgtcctgctgaaaagggaatttcctcccaagcttcagttgtttagtggactgaagcaggttctcttgcagtacttccctgtattttgttccatccattcttccatcagttttaacaagatgcccaccagtccctgctgatgagaagcatccccacagcatgatgctgccactacCATATTTCACTGTAGGGGTGGTgtatcttgaggcatgggcagtgataggtttgtgccacacacagtgctttgagttttggccaaaaagctccatCTTGATCTCATCTGactacaaaaccttttcccacatcacagctggggcactctcatgctttctgacaaactccagacatgttttcagatggtactttttgagtcatggcttctttcttgccaccctcccatacaggccagtgttatgcagagctcttgataaggttgactggtgcaccattactccactcccagccactgaactccgtagctccttcaaagtgattgttggcctctctgtggcttcactcacaagtctccttgttagagtgctgagttttgagggacagccttttcttggcagtgcctgggtggtgtgatgcagcttccacttcctgattattgacccAACTGTGCTCAATGGGATatacaaacacttggatattattttgtacctttttcctaatctatgcatttgtattacattatctcttatTTCTGTAGAATGttttttggtcttcattttccttcagatccacagcatgACCAACAATCCAttaacagtgggggttttatcctaacaatgtgacagcaattttaatggttgtgtcctcaatagggcaatttctttcatctgtgtaaactgggagcttccaagGCACAGggcttgaatacttatgcaagcaacctgtttgtttttttatgtttctgacaaacatttcccaacataacaccaatgttaccttacaataattgatgttgagtttcagtgtttcaaaataaaatatcatacagaacaaaattacaatgtatcatttgtaattcagtaatatgagagcattggtcaggggtctgattacttttgcaaggcactgtataaacctaagccaataatttttttaaaagataaactaAACTTGGTAAAGGTGCTCCGCCCTGCCAcatgggaagaaggggaggggtgcATGAGCTTCATGCTTCACTTGGGCTCACAGAAGCTCAACATGGAGTGCTAAATCATGTTGTAGTGTTACGAGTGAACACAGCCACTATGTTTCATTCAAATGAAACTTGGCTATACTGTACACTTTTCATAGCAATGGTGGTTCACAGCATATAGAAGCTATAGCAGTGACAAAGTAACTCAAAGCCATATTTACAGGAATACTAGTTGCCCACTAAGGGTGCACATTTTGATGTAGCCAAAGACAGACTGATGCATATGCAAAGAGAATACCTAAACTTCAAAGGAGtagaagattggaaaaaaatatttcaaaatcgTAGGTGAAACTATCCAAACTTGAGAGCTAGTCTTGCCAGTCTTGAGAGCTCTGTAAAATATTGAGTTCCCTGGGTGCCAAGGCACATCACTTATAGGGTACAGGATTTGTACTTACGTCTCTCAGTCACTCAGAATCAGAAGGACAATAATTTGAAAACATGTGCACGATCTTTTTTGGATTCTTGGCCTAAGGCTGCATGTACCAACTTGAGAATAAACAGTACTCAATGGCATTTACAGCTGAACAAACATACAGAAGTTTAGGCTGCAAGCACCGCCAGAAAGCAGGCTGGTGCTTATTTCACTTATCTCCGTTGGATGTTGCATCCTTGCCAAGGCAGAAGAGCTTTTGTCAGTTAGGACTGGACCAATCTCAAGTGGCCTAAGAACTTTGAAATTTGAAATAATTATTGAGCTCCCTGCAGCCGTGGCACCTCAAAATTTGATTCTGGCTCCTCAAAAATGATAAACGCCTAGGAAGTGGAAATAGTTTTCCAGTCCTACTCCAAACACTTCATCAAAGATATTAAGCCACTGATTTAGACATTTGGTCACTCTGTGAGAGCTTGACCTATGTTTCTTATACTACAAGCAGCTGTTTCATAACAACGGAGAAAAAAGGAGGAAGCTCACAGTGTAAGAAACCGTGGACCTTGCAAGTTATTACAACACTACTTTCCGGATACTCTGCTTGCGTGTTGCTTCTCTGAAAGAAGCCTGAAAtagtttctccccttccccaatcATAGCTCTCAAAATATAAACCATAAGAATTTACCTTGGAAACACATAATTTTGAAAATATCATATGGTGGTGTATAAATATGGAACATCTCACAACTCAAGACATGGTAAGTGAAGAACAGCAGAGGAAAAATTACCCGTGAGAAGAGTAGACGAGGTCTTGTAGTCCAGACCTGCTTGAGGAGGAAAAGCTGAGGGACTTGAGGAAGCCAGGTCTTCCCTGCTCTTGAAAGAAGCCTCACTTGATAATCTCTCAAGTGCATACATGCAAAACCCTCAATGGAACAGAAGAGCAGCACTGAGGTCTGATAAACTCTTGGAATGATCAGATCACATCCCTAGAGGCTGGATTCAAACAGCTTCTTCTTATATAATGGTGAACTAAAGTTATCCTTACAGCCAGCCCTAAACACATTTAACTAGGAAGTTTGGCAGTCATGCAGATCAGGATATCCTATGTCCACCCCTACAGGCAGCTTGAGCCTGGCTCTAGCCCATCTCCACAAAGATCCAGACATATTAATTGTACTGATTCAGTCGTCTGACTTGCCCTTCCCCATGCTTCAGACAGGCTGTTTGACATCTTTTTAAAGATGCAGCATGTACATTTATTcaattaaacatacattaatttctctttttttaaaggagtaatttggtttctttttcttgatAAAAACTTCAGGGAATGAGGATTAGTGATGTCACTAGCTTTCAGCCAATCAGCACTGTGCACAGCCAGCTTCTCCTGTTAAGTCACAGACTGGTTCTCCCTGATTTGGGGTAAATGAAATACAGCAGTTGAGCTACAGCAAGCTCACTATTTAAATTATGTATGGCACCTGCTCCTCACTGAGGGTGTCAACCTGTGTCTGGGATGAACCACCTCAAACTGCAGGAGGGGCTTACATGATGGAAGACTcctccagtgttttttttttacataaaaacTACCATGTGGGAGGCGGCTGCACCCTCCTCTTCTCCGTGACACATTAATGTTCATTGTGAAGGAaatttcatttatatttatttacatcTGAGGAGCACTGCATCATACACATACTACCCCCAGTGAAAACTAAGTTGGAGTTATAATGGGACTGACTTCTTGTTAAGTATATATTTTGAATTGCAAGCCTAGTTGCAAAAGGAGAGATTTGATCAAGGCTGGTTAGAGGGCAAGTCAAAGGTCACTGGCAGTatggtagtggcaaattcagaagtgcagagtctcttcatgttaatcacagccatgccctctcacCGCTTGTTTTGCTGTTGGATTGagagagatccttgttaatgcctaggagccaataagcatgaaagaggaaagtgttagcactgagaagaatcttctctgtGGTTGACTCACCATCTTTCACTCtgggcaggaaaggacaaggaagcatgttagaagattcttctcagtggctaacacactcccctttcatgctgattggttcataggatgctggagacatagggatcctgctgggaccctgctcccaaaaaaggaaagggtctaagacccctgaccCCGCACAACTACACCTCTGGTCATTGGAGAGGATCAGGTAAAAGTGACCacagaaaaaacaaacacaaccgGACTGTTACCTATTGTAAATCCAGTGAAGATTAAGCTGGAAGGGAGCTCTTTGTTTTCCACATCCATTGGCCATAATGAAAAAACCCGGGGAATGGGCATAACATACAAGACTCCCCCTCCCTCGCATTTAACGGCAGACTCCACTTCTTCCTCGGTCCTCACGTCCTACCATCCGTCCCATCCCCAAGAAACCGTCCTGTTGCCATAGACGTCGAGGGACGGGAGCCTGCTGCTCTTCGCCGCTGTATCCCGGAGGAGAGGTGctgcaaagctgggaaagagggaCCCTCGAGCGGTAGGCTCGGACGGCGGCGAACGTGGGCGTGGGGACACGCGCCTCCTCCTTCGCGCTGGTCAGATGAAGTGGATCCAGGCGCCGCCAGCATCGGGCTCCTGACCGGGCGCCGCCGCCGGCCGCTGCCTACCGCGCAGCTTGTAGTTGTGGCCGTCGTTGTTGTCCCAGTATTCGGTGTCGGCCACGCAGTAGCGCACGGCGAACTCGAGCAGCGTGGTGCCTTCGCCCACGGGCAGGTGGAAGGCGAAGCGGTCGGTAAGGCCGTCGCCAGCGTGGCCGGCCGGAGGCGGCGGCAGGTAGGTGGCCGGCACCTCGTTGCAGCTGGCCCAGCGGTTGAGCGTGTAGCGCACCGAGACGCTTTTCTCGTAGGCCAGGTTGAGGACGCGCACGGCGCCGCGCAAGCCCACCGCCTCCGGCCGCACCCACTCGAGCTTCACCTTCTGCTCTCGGACGCGCTCCCCGAAGCCGGCGCTGGAGCCGGGCTGCGGCGGGAAGAGGGGCTCCAGCACGGGCGCCGGCGGCCCGAAGAGCACCGGCTCCAGCTCGCCCAGCGCCGGCGGCTTCCGCGTCTTGAGCAGGTCGGCGGCGGCGGCGCCGCGGGCGAAAGGAGACGCCGCCAGCGGCGCGGGTACCCGCGGCACATCGGCCTGGCAGAAGTGGCGCACGGCGATGAGCTCCAGGCCCAGCGAGTCGGCGAAGCGCACCGTCTTGCGGCGCGACGGGCTTTGCTGCAGGGCCGGCCTTAAGCCGCGCTCGCCGGGCGTCGGGAGAGACTTGGCCCGCCGGCGGAGAGTCGGGCTGGGAGGCACCGGCGGCAAGGTGGGTTCCCTGCCGCGGGAAGACAGCGAGGGAGGCGGCGGGGAGGTCGGAGACGGCGATGGGGAGCGAGAAGGGGGCAGCGCAGACGGCTTCTTTGCGCCTGCCGCCGCCTCGCGAGTCACAGGCGGAGATGGAGGTGGCGGGGAGGACGGCGACGGGGTCGGCGCTTCCACCGCCTCGGGTTCGGGACTGCAGCCTCCCTTGCATTGATCGGCCAAGCTGCCGTAGAGGCAGGCGCTGCAGCTGAAGTTGCGCGGCAGGTAGAGGCGCGTCGGCGGCGTGGGCACCGAGGCATGCAGCGAGCCTGCCTTCTCCATGGCTGGGCTGGCGGGACTCCGGCTTTGAGGGCCCGTCAGTTCATGATGCTGGCGACGCGGCTGCGAGGCGTTCCTTTAGGGCAGGCGCGTCTGGCCCTTTGCTGCGCCCCTTCCTCGCTGGCGCTCAGCTGGGGTGGGAGAGCTCGGCAGCCGTCGCTCGCGGAGCGGACGGGGCTGATCGCGGTTCAGCGGAGAGTCCCCTGCGAGCTTTGCCGCGGCTCACACTGCACGGTTTCAGCTCGGAAGATGTGCCCCGGGTGCTGTCGCCGGCTCTTGGCCTAAGCAGCGCACGTCGCCGTGACCGTGAGTTGCCCGCTGATCTCCGCGTATGGCAACGGCGGCGGCGCTGCTGCAGAACCCGGCGCGATTGCGGGGGGAGACCTCGACGCGCGGTAGTTCCTGCTCTGACGTCGCGGAGTCATGCAGCAGCAAAATATACGTATCCCAGCCTCGTGTCTCCCTTCGGATTCATCACCGCTCCGCTCTCCACCCCCTTATCTCTGCCTTCCCCACCCACTCCTACCCCGCCGCCTCTCTTGTTGTCAGCTCGGCTTTTGATCAGCCTTCCTCCCCGAACGATAACGATTCTGCCAACATCTTCCGACCTTTTTTTCTGCCCCCCCTCCCGTGTCCTTAAGAACAGGATccaaaggagggagagggagggagggggtgggggtgggggtggtgataCTGGCGGTAGGGATTCCCCCACAGAAGCGTTAGGAAGCTCTTGCCGCCCTGGTCCTTCCTATTCCAATCCGTTACAGAAATAGCCGGATCAAAGCCCGCCTGGATCTGGCAGGGTAGGTTTAAAAGGAGGAAATCCAGCGGAATCCCATGTCATACATTTTCAATAAAGCGGCTAAGCTTGAGCTGCAGGGTTCTCGGGCACGATCAAGAACAAAAGGTATTCATTAGAAAAAATGAGCTTGGCTGGTTCTGTTAAAAGTTAAATTATGAGTTAAAAATAAGATGGGGGGAATGTCAGCTCGACAGGAGCAGAAGGGATTTAGCAACCTAGTTCATTTCCCCCTTACATAtatattgatgttttaatttGTAAAGGGGATTTATGGCAATAACATAAGTAACATGCACAGTTGCATGGGAGTGATAACGTGGCTTGTGCCCGACTGAGCATACAGAAGATCAAGCTGCGCTGCTAGTTTGATGAATTTCTGAGCTAGAGTCATTTTCATTTCCACCTGAACATTAAATCTGGCAGttggtatccccccccccaaaaaacaacaactaagcaGAGGACTCTGGAGATAAAGTGTGTGGGGAAGGGGGGGG
Coding sequences:
- the LOC133369226 gene encoding protein phosphatase 1 regulatory subunit 3E-like, producing the protein MEKAGSLHASVPTPPTRLYLPRNFSCSACLYGSLADQCKGGCSPEPEAVEAPTPSPSSPPPPSPPVTREAAAGAKKPSALPPSRSPSPSPTSPPPPSLSSRGREPTLPPVPPSPTLRRRAKSLPTPGERGLRPALQQSPSRRKTVRFADSLGLELIAVRHFCQADVPRVPAPLAASPFARGAAAADLLKTRKPPALGELEPVLFGPPAPVLEPLFPPQPGSSAGFGERVREQKVKLEWVRPEAVGLRGAVRVLNLAYEKSVSVRYTLNRWASCNEVPATYLPPPPAGHAGDGLTDRFAFHLPVGEGTTLLEFAVRYCVADTEYWDNNDGHNYKLRGRQRPAAAPGQEPDAGGAWIHFI